GGACGGCACGATCTCGTAGGCGGGGTTGAAGATGGTCGGCATTCCTCTCAGGTACGTGACCCGTCCGGTCGCGCGCAGGTAGGTGCCCGGCTCGATGCCACCGATCGTGCGACGCCCGAGCCAGATGAGGTTGATGGTCCGGCTGCCGTCGTAGAGGTCGACGACGAGGGCCGGCACGTTGACCCGCGGGCGCAGCGTCACGGCCCGCACGGTGCCGGTCACGGTCGCGACCTGGCGGTCCTTGAGGTCGGACATCCGGGTGGCGCCGTGCCGGGCCGTGTCCTCCTGCAGCTCGGCGGCCTCGATCTGCTGGGCCGTCCTCGTCAGCCGCTCACCGAGCCGCCCGAGGAGCGAGCGGTGGTGGCCGTCCGCTGTGCTGGTGCCCGAGGATGCAGGGGTTGCCGCCATCGAAAGCCCTACCGGACCTCGGTGATCTCGGGCCCGCGCTCGAACGGGTTGAGGTCGTCGGCGCTGCGGCCGGTGCCCTCGTCGTCCACCTCGTCCTCGACCGCATCGGTGACCTCCTGCGGGAGGCGCAGCGGGAGCAGCTCGCGCGGCGCCATGGCGACGTCGCCACGCACCACCACGGTCTGGCGGAGCACGTCCATGAGGGCCTCGGCGGCCTCGTCCTCGATCGCGGCACGGCCGGAGAAGACGGCACGCAGGAACCATCGCGGCCCGTCGACACCCACGAACCGCGCGGGGGCGAAGACGGTGCGGCCGTCCGGGCCGGCGCTCGGCATGCGGGTGCGCAGCTCGGTGCCGAGGACGCCGCGCTGCTCGTCGGCCGTGCCGCCCTGGCTCACGATCGACTCGGCGATCTCGGAGCGGATGTCGTCCCAGATGCCCATGGTCTTGGGCGCCGCGAACGCCTGGAGCTGCACAGCCGAGTCGCCGAGGACGGCGGTGGCCCCCACGACGTTCTGGGTCGCCTCCTCCACCTCGAGCCGCAGCTCCATGCCCGCCACGCCCTTGATCCACAGCGCGCCGAGGTCGAGGCGGCCGGTGGGGCCGTCGACCTCGCTGGCGTCGAAGGGCCCCTGCGCCTCGGCGGCACCCGCGTCGCCCGTGGCCTCGGCGGCCGACGATGTGGGCTGGCCCTCGACGTCCTCGGGAGCGCGGTGCTCCCGGGCCTCGTCGGGGGTGACGGTGTCGTCGCCGGTCGGCTGCTGGTCCTTGTTGCGTCGGAAGATGCTCACTGCCTCGTCAATCTCTCGATGGTGCGTCTGGTGCCAGTGCGTCCGGGGTGGCGCCGAAGCCACCACTGGCCCCGTGTCCAGTCTCCCCCCGAGCGGTCTCGGTGAGCGTGTCGACCTCGGTGAAATCGGCCAGTGCGACCTGCTGGACGACCAGCTGGGCGATCCGGTCACCCCGCTGGACGGTGAACGGCTCCCGCGGGTCGTGGTTGACCAGGTTCACGAGGATCTCTCCACGGTAGCCCGCGTCCACGGTGCCGGGCGCGTTCACGATGCCGATGCCGTGCCGAGCCGCCAGGCCCGAGCGCGGGTGCACCAGGCCGACGAAGCCGACGGGCAGCGCGACGGCCACGCCGGTGGGCACCAGGGCCCGTGCCCCCGGCTCAAGCGTCACCTCCCGGGCGGCCCGCAGGTCGGCTCCGGCGTCACCGGGGTGAGCGTATGCCGGGAGCGGCAGACCGGGGTCGAGTCGCCGGATCTGCACGGGGACGCGAGAAGGGCCAGTCACGAGGACTGACCCTATCTCTGCCGCGGCTCTGCTCAGGCGGCGCACTCCGTGCACACCATCTGGCCGTTGACCTCCTTGGCCAGCTGGCTGCGGTGGTGCACCAGGAAGCAGCGCGAGCAGGTGAACTCATCGGCCTGGCGCGGCAGCACCCGCACGGAGAGCTCTTCGCCGGAGAGGTCGGCCCCGGGCAGCTCGAATCCCTCGGCCTGCTCGGTCTCGTCCACGTCCACACTGGACGCGCTCTTGTCGGCCCGTCGGGACTTCAGCTCCTCGATGGAGTCCTCGGACAGCTCGTCGTCAGTCTTGCGCGGCGCGTCGTAGTCAGTCGCCATGATCGCTGTCGCTCCCCTTTGCTTAGGTTTCGTGCGTCGGTGGTGTGGTGCCCGCCCTGGCCGGCGCGCGTGTCTGCTGCATCAACGCAGCCGGTCCTGCTTTTGTGCCCGGTTCTGGTGGTCGGCGTCAGCGGATTGTGCCCTATCCACATCCCCCCGGCATCACCCGGGGCCCAGATGCCCACCGACCGGACCGGAGACCTTGGCAAACAGGGCAATCCGGGCATTGTGAGCAGGGCCACACGGGGGCGGCAAGCACG
This Knoellia sp. p5-6-4 DNA region includes the following protein-coding sequences:
- a CDS encoding DUF4193 domain-containing protein, encoding MATDYDAPRKTDDELSEDSIEELKSRRADKSASSVDVDETEQAEGFELPGADLSGEELSVRVLPRQADEFTCSRCFLVHHRSQLAKEVNGQMVCTECAA
- a CDS encoding OB-fold nucleic acid binding domain-containing protein, which translates into the protein MAATPASSGTSTADGHHRSLLGRLGERLTRTAQQIEAAELQEDTARHGATRMSDLKDRQVATVTGTVRAVTLRPRVNVPALVVDLYDGSRTINLIWLGRRTIGGIEPGTYLRATGRVTYLRGMPTIFNPAYEIVPSRGH
- the dut gene encoding dUTP diphosphatase yields the protein MTGPSRVPVQIRRLDPGLPLPAYAHPGDAGADLRAAREVTLEPGARALVPTGVAVALPVGFVGLVHPRSGLAARHGIGIVNAPGTVDAGYRGEILVNLVNHDPREPFTVQRGDRIAQLVVQQVALADFTEVDTLTETARGETGHGASGGFGATPDALAPDAPSRD
- a CDS encoding DUF3710 domain-containing protein, which encodes MSIFRRNKDQQPTGDDTVTPDEAREHRAPEDVEGQPTSSAAEATGDAGAAEAQGPFDASEVDGPTGRLDLGALWIKGVAGMELRLEVEEATQNVVGATAVLGDSAVQLQAFAAPKTMGIWDDIRSEIAESIVSQGGTADEQRGVLGTELRTRMPSAGPDGRTVFAPARFVGVDGPRWFLRAVFSGRAAIEDEAAEALMDVLRQTVVVRGDVAMAPRELLPLRLPQEVTDAVEDEVDDEGTGRSADDLNPFERGPEITEVR